A genomic window from Pseudomonadales bacterium includes:
- a CDS encoding acyl-CoA dehydrogenase family protein, with product MSQLHEFRAETRNWLAANCPPGARGPGQIPWGSRRIKLDADSRLWLERMAERGWTVPTWPRSYGGAELSRDEYTVLIEELKRIDARPPLTGRGVNYIGPTLLELGDDRQKARWLPGIARGDGGWAMGYSEPGAGSDLASLHTRAVLAGDHYRINGRKTWTSDAMDCDFIFVLARTDPSRPKHEGISLLLVDMHQPGVRVRPIRLLSGASPFNETLFEDAIARADDVVGGVNNGWTVGKRLLQFERSTHAGINISGSQGGRSEESGMPACARHYAGSDSGRLTDPLLRDRLIRYEMQGLAQRLTQRRAIEELRSRAPGYTSSAVKLSGALLTQEGDELRLALAGTRGIGWTGDGFDSDELSATRTWLRQKSLTIAGGTKEIQLNIIAKRVLGLPD from the coding sequence ATGAGTCAGCTGCACGAATTCAGAGCCGAGACCCGAAACTGGCTGGCGGCCAACTGTCCACCCGGCGCGCGGGGTCCAGGTCAGATCCCCTGGGGCAGCCGCAGGATCAAACTGGATGCGGACTCCCGGCTCTGGCTCGAACGCATGGCGGAGCGCGGCTGGACGGTGCCCACCTGGCCCCGCAGCTACGGCGGCGCAGAACTCAGCAGGGACGAATACACGGTGCTGATCGAGGAGCTCAAGCGCATCGATGCACGCCCGCCCCTCACCGGTCGGGGTGTGAATTACATCGGCCCCACCCTGCTCGAACTCGGCGATGACAGGCAGAAGGCACGCTGGCTGCCCGGCATTGCGCGAGGAGACGGTGGCTGGGCGATGGGATACTCCGAGCCTGGCGCAGGATCGGACCTCGCCAGCCTGCACACCCGCGCTGTCCTTGCCGGCGACCACTATCGAATCAACGGTCGCAAGACCTGGACATCGGACGCGATGGACTGTGACTTCATCTTCGTGCTCGCGCGTACCGATCCGTCTCGACCCAAGCATGAAGGTATCAGCCTGCTGCTGGTCGATATGCATCAGCCGGGTGTCAGGGTGCGGCCCATCCGCCTGCTTTCCGGGGCGTCGCCTTTCAACGAAACCCTCTTTGAGGATGCAATCGCCCGGGCAGACGATGTGGTTGGCGGTGTCAACAACGGCTGGACGGTGGGCAAGCGACTCCTGCAGTTTGAACGCTCGACCCATGCCGGCATCAATATCTCCGGTTCCCAGGGTGGTCGCTCGGAGGAAAGCGGAATGCCCGCCTGCGCCAGACACTACGCGGGCTCAGACAGTGGACGGCTTACAGATCCGCTGTTGCGTGATCGCCTGATCCGTTACGAGATGCAGGGACTGGCCCAGCGGCTCACCCAGCGCAGGGCCATAGAAGAACTGCGATCACGGGCTCCCGGATACACTTCGTCCGCCGTGAAGCTGTCCGGCGCCCTGCTCACCCAGGAAGGCGACGAGCTGCGGCTCGCCCTTGCAGGTACGCGCGGCATCGGCTGGACGGGAGACGGATTCGATAGTGATGAACTCAGCGCCACCCGCACCTGGTTGCGACAGAAATCGCTCACCATCGCGGGTGGCACCAAGGAGATTCAGCTCAACATCATCGCCAAGCGGGTGCTGGGACTGCCGGATTGA
- a CDS encoding PLDc N-terminal domain-containing protein, whose translation MGIEVSGIGGLLVLILDVWAIIRVVGSRASTGSKVLWTVVILLLPVLGVILWFFFGPKD comes from the coding sequence GTGGGAATCGAAGTCAGTGGAATCGGTGGTCTGCTCGTCCTGATTCTGGACGTGTGGGCCATCATCAGAGTGGTGGGCAGTCGGGCCAGCACCGGCAGCAAGGTGCTGTGGACGGTGGTCATACTGCTGCTGCCGGTTCTCGGCGTGATCCTGTGGTTTTTCTTCGGGCCGAAAGACTGA
- a CDS encoding glutathione S-transferase N-terminal domain-containing protein has product MIDLYYWPTPNGWKVSIMLEECGLPYKVIPVDIGGGDQFKPEFLRISPNNRMPAIVDHEPIGGGRPPAIFESGAILEYLADKTGKFLSKDAQQRYKVLQWVHWQMANLGPMMGNANHFKNYGKNIAEDPKQLEYGTRRFVGEVDRLAGVMDAQLAANTYLAGDQYSIADIITWPWARLIGRLIDESMWETFPSLKRWVDDVGARPAVDKGWQVGRDLGKQERTEAEEKARRELLFNQTNDKVRKAREEAAKLAS; this is encoded by the coding sequence ATGATCGATCTTTATTACTGGCCGACGCCCAACGGATGGAAGGTGTCCATCATGCTCGAAGAATGCGGGCTCCCCTACAAGGTGATACCCGTGGACATCGGTGGCGGTGACCAGTTCAAACCGGAATTTCTGCGCATCAGTCCGAACAACCGCATGCCGGCGATCGTCGATCACGAGCCGATCGGAGGTGGCAGGCCGCCGGCGATCTTCGAATCCGGCGCCATCCTCGAATATCTTGCGGACAAGACCGGGAAGTTTCTTTCGAAGGATGCGCAGCAGCGCTACAAGGTACTGCAATGGGTGCACTGGCAGATGGCTAATCTGGGGCCGATGATGGGCAACGCCAATCATTTCAAAAACTACGGGAAAAACATCGCAGAAGATCCGAAGCAGCTCGAATATGGCACCAGACGTTTCGTCGGTGAAGTTGATCGCCTGGCCGGTGTCATGGATGCTCAGCTTGCCGCGAATACTTATCTTGCCGGCGATCAGTACAGTATTGCAGACATCATCACCTGGCCCTGGGCGCGGCTGATCGGCAGACTGATCGACGAGTCGATGTGGGAGACCTTTCCCAGTCTGAAGCGCTGGGTGGATGATGTCGGCGCGCGCCCGGCCGTGGACAAGGGCTGGCAGGTGGGTCGGGATCTTGGTAAGCAGGAGCGCACAGAGGCTGAGGAGAAAGCCCGTCGCGAGCTTCTGTTCAATCAGACCAACGACAAGGTCCGCAAAGCGCGGGAAGAAGCGGCGAAGCTTGCTTCCTGA
- a CDS encoding serine hydrolase encodes MKYSLVSAWLLSLLLLSQAAGAEEVSGESILFWTPQQQITGYRAIDKLFSTRPVTASTRPYPLLPDPRDFSGFSYRYDGRKLGLEDYIREMRAAGLIVVKDDRVLLERYSLGNDADSRWISFSIAKSVVSMLIGAAIRDGYFGGVDDRIVDYLPQLKGGGYDKVTVRNILQMSSGVAWNEDYADPQSDVAQAPGGTLPLFSYMRNLPVEAVPGKKFNYNTGETNIAGALLRAAIGNNLSTYLQTKIWQPYGMESDASWLLEGPGGVEFGGCCINATLRDYVRIGLFAMRGGVLQDGERVLPENWMADSTAPSKGYDGYGYYWWLLGDGVYAALGVFGQMIWIDPSRRIVIALHSAWPSAGTPVLREHRAAFIKALAASL; translated from the coding sequence ATGAAGTATTCCCTCGTTTCTGCATGGCTGCTTTCTTTGCTGCTGCTGTCGCAAGCAGCGGGCGCCGAGGAGGTCAGCGGTGAGAGCATACTGTTCTGGACTCCCCAGCAGCAGATCACCGGCTATCGGGCAATCGACAAGCTGTTTTCGACCCGGCCGGTCACCGCGTCCACCCGGCCTTATCCGCTGCTGCCGGATCCCAGGGATTTTTCCGGTTTCTCCTACAGATATGATGGCCGGAAACTCGGCCTGGAGGACTATATCCGCGAGATGCGGGCCGCAGGACTGATCGTGGTGAAAGACGATCGGGTGCTGCTCGAGCGCTACAGTCTGGGTAATGATGCGGACAGTCGCTGGATCTCATTTTCCATTGCCAAGTCCGTAGTGAGCATGCTGATCGGTGCCGCCATCAGGGATGGCTATTTCGGGGGTGTTGATGACCGCATTGTCGACTATCTGCCACAGCTGAAAGGGGGTGGCTATGACAAGGTGACCGTACGCAATATCCTGCAGATGTCATCAGGGGTTGCCTGGAATGAGGACTATGCGGACCCGCAGTCTGACGTTGCCCAGGCACCCGGCGGGACACTGCCTCTGTTCAGCTATATGCGAAATCTCCCGGTTGAAGCCGTGCCGGGAAAGAAATTCAACTACAACACGGGTGAAACCAACATAGCCGGCGCGCTGCTGCGGGCGGCGATCGGCAACAATCTCTCCACCTATCTGCAGACGAAGATCTGGCAACCCTATGGGATGGAATCAGACGCCAGCTGGCTGCTCGAAGGTCCGGGTGGGGTCGAATTCGGCGGATGCTGCATCAATGCCACATTGCGCGACTATGTCCGCATCGGCCTGTTCGCCATGCGCGGTGGTGTGCTGCAGGATGGCGAGCGGGTGCTGCCCGAAAACTGGATGGCGGACTCGACCGCACCCTCCAAGGGTTATGATGGTTACGGGTATTACTGGTGGCTGCTCGGTGACGGTGTCTATGCAGCACTTGGCGTGTTCGGGCAGATGATCTGGATCGATCCTTCCCGCAGAATCGTCATAGCTCTGCACAGTGCCTGGCCCTCGGCAGGCACTCCGGTGCTACGCGAACACCGGGCGGCTTTCATCAAGGCTCTTGCGGCTTCGCTCTAG
- a CDS encoding NIPSNAP family protein, translating into MKLLQSGHFHAVLCAFAITLALTSFAPPSVAQTDDAVFELRTYTTREGRLPALHARFRDHTMSLFEKHGMRNIGYWTPKDKPNTLVYLIAHDSLEAAAASWKAFVTDPEWQKVAADSQRDGQILVEGGIVSEFLDATDYSPIH; encoded by the coding sequence ATGAAGTTACTGCAAAGCGGACATTTCCACGCGGTGCTCTGTGCATTCGCCATCACACTGGCACTGACCAGTTTCGCACCACCGTCAGTCGCTCAGACTGATGATGCGGTTTTCGAGCTGCGCACCTACACCACCCGGGAAGGCAGGCTGCCCGCGCTGCATGCCCGGTTCCGCGATCACACCATGTCCCTGTTCGAAAAGCACGGGATGCGCAATATCGGCTACTGGACACCGAAGGATAAGCCGAACACCCTGGTGTACCTCATCGCCCACGACAGCCTCGAAGCGGCGGCAGCATCCTGGAAGGCTTTCGTGACCGATCCCGAGTGGCAGAAGGTGGCCGCCGATTCCCAGCGGGACGGACAGATCCTGGTCGAAGGTGGGATCGTCAGCGAGTTTCTCGATGCCACTGACTATTCCCCCATACACTGA
- a CDS encoding MoaD/ThiS family protein: protein MRVLIPQPLRSYTGERDRVDAEGDTLKALLQDLDRRFPGIRFRMIDEQDDMRPHIIFFVGGMRTRDLDASLADCSEVVILHALSGG, encoded by the coding sequence ATGAGAGTGCTCATTCCCCAACCCCTGCGCTCCTACACCGGCGAACGCGATCGGGTAGACGCAGAAGGGGACACACTGAAAGCGTTGCTCCAGGATCTCGACCGGCGCTTCCCTGGTATCCGCTTCCGCATGATCGACGAGCAGGACGACATGCGGCCTCACATCATTTTTTTTGTTGGCGGTATGCGCACCCGTGATCTCGACGCCAGCCTCGCGGACTGTTCCGAGGTTGTGATCCTGCACGCGCTCTCCGGCGGCTGA